In a genomic window of Rhizobium acidisoli:
- a CDS encoding DUF3088 domain-containing protein, translating to MARDKLYLIEPGFSDPKHPGITFVCPHCNAIEGLLASFPQLAAGIDVERVPFPRPRRKVIEDVGEDNQSLPVFILANAAPPDAGDWRGKRFVNTTDRILQLLSERHGFPRLHK from the coding sequence ATGGCGCGTGACAAGCTCTACCTCATCGAGCCCGGCTTTTCAGACCCGAAACATCCCGGAATCACCTTTGTCTGCCCTCATTGCAACGCGATCGAGGGGCTGCTCGCCAGCTTTCCGCAGCTTGCAGCCGGCATCGACGTCGAGCGGGTCCCCTTCCCTCGTCCGCGACGCAAAGTCATCGAGGATGTCGGTGAAGACAATCAATCCCTGCCGGTCTTCATTCTTGCCAACGCAGCTCCGCCGGACGCGGGCGACTGGCGCGGCAAGCGTTTCGTCAACACGACTGATCGCATTCTCCAACTGCTTTCCGAACGACACGGGTTTCCGCGCCTGCACAAATGA
- a CDS encoding acyl-CoA dehydrogenase family protein — protein sequence MTVKPAGFEQPVHSPELFEPDRTNPNIAKATELRDIFAGDAIERDQAGGRPEEQIRLLKESGLVNLLIPEEFGGIGERYSTAMQIVREFAKVDGSLGHLFGYHFSPLQNAMNSGPDAHARDLLRRSAAGSWFWGNTSNSFSKSLFGRRERDGVVLNGSRPFASGSHVADYLLVAWEDEETNARSIAYISPTREGITVANDWDGIGQRQTGSGRVFYKDVKIHADEIVPERPRDPIALLAPLQQQSVLLNVFIGSAQGALIAARDYSVTKSRPWIFSGVERHQDDPWIKRQYGELWIKVQAATALADRALTAVDAVYEKGQDLTDADRGTAAIAVASANVLAGRVALEVTSEIFEVMGARSAVRPYGLDRFWRNVRIHTLHNPAEYKTRNVGSWFLTGDYPEPGIFQ from the coding sequence ATGACCGTAAAGCCCGCCGGTTTCGAGCAGCCCGTGCACTCGCCTGAACTTTTCGAGCCGGATAGAACGAACCCCAATATCGCCAAGGCAACAGAGCTGCGCGATATTTTCGCGGGGGATGCGATCGAGCGAGATCAAGCCGGCGGCCGGCCGGAAGAGCAGATCCGGCTGTTGAAGGAAAGCGGGCTGGTCAACCTGCTGATCCCCGAGGAATTCGGCGGCATCGGCGAACGTTACTCGACGGCGATGCAGATCGTTCGCGAGTTCGCCAAGGTCGACGGATCGCTCGGGCATCTGTTCGGATACCATTTCAGTCCGCTGCAAAATGCCATGAACTCCGGACCGGACGCTCACGCCCGCGATCTTCTTCGTCGCTCGGCGGCCGGAAGCTGGTTCTGGGGCAATACCAGCAACAGCTTTTCGAAAAGTCTCTTCGGGCGGCGTGAACGGGATGGGGTTGTCCTCAACGGGTCCAGGCCGTTCGCCTCGGGGTCGCATGTGGCCGATTATCTGCTGGTCGCCTGGGAGGACGAAGAGACGAACGCGCGCAGCATCGCTTATATCTCGCCGACCCGCGAAGGTATCACCGTCGCCAATGACTGGGATGGCATCGGACAGAGGCAGACGGGCAGCGGCCGGGTCTTCTACAAGGATGTGAAAATCCACGCCGATGAGATCGTGCCCGAACGGCCGCGGGATCCGATCGCGCTGCTTGCACCGCTGCAGCAGCAGAGCGTGCTGTTGAATGTTTTCATCGGCAGCGCCCAGGGAGCGCTTATCGCCGCGCGGGACTATAGCGTCACCAAGTCTCGCCCCTGGATCTTTTCCGGTGTCGAGCGTCATCAGGACGATCCCTGGATCAAGCGCCAGTATGGCGAGCTATGGATCAAGGTCCAGGCGGCGACCGCGCTCGCCGACCGCGCCCTGACGGCGGTCGACGCGGTCTATGAAAAAGGGCAGGACCTGACGGATGCGGACCGTGGAACCGCCGCGATCGCCGTCGCCTCGGCGAACGTCCTTGCCGGCCGCGTCGCGCTCGAAGTGACCAGCGAGATTTTCGAGGTCATGGGAGCGCGGTCAGCGGTTCGCCCCTACGGTCTCGATCGTTTCTGGCGCAACGTCCGCATTCACACGCTGCACAATCCGGCAGAGTATAAGACCCGCAATGTCGGGTCATGGTTCCTGACGGGCGACTATCCCGAGCCCGGGATCTTTCAATGA
- a CDS encoding NADPH-dependent oxidoreductase translates to MTPSLATKPNDSDRLKELAGERYRNDQRLEGRWNETVDTILSHRSVRQYLPTPVPYEAVELAVAAAQSAPSSSNLQAWSVVAVEDAGRRSRLNAVAGNQRQIAQAPLLLIWLADLARPRAIATERGSTAEGLDYIESFLLGVIDAALAAQNAVVALESLGLGTCYIGAIRNDPETVARELGLPDGVFPVFGLTVGFPDPAVPAGIKPRLAQSTVLHREIYRPELPQDLADYNRVLRSFQSEQAMPSIDWTDQVLSRIGTVESLKGRHVLGEVTRRLGFKLK, encoded by the coding sequence ATGACCCCTTCCTTAGCGACCAAGCCAAATGATAGCGATCGCCTGAAAGAGCTTGCCGGCGAGCGTTATCGCAATGACCAGCGCCTCGAGGGACGCTGGAACGAGACCGTCGATACGATCCTCAGCCACCGGAGCGTGCGCCAATATCTGCCCACCCCGGTGCCATACGAAGCGGTCGAACTTGCAGTTGCCGCCGCCCAGTCGGCGCCGAGCTCATCCAATCTGCAGGCCTGGAGCGTGGTCGCCGTCGAGGATGCGGGGCGCCGCAGCCGATTGAATGCCGTTGCCGGCAATCAGCGGCAGATCGCACAGGCGCCGCTCCTGCTCATCTGGCTCGCGGATCTCGCCCGGCCACGCGCGATCGCGACGGAGCGCGGCTCGACGGCAGAAGGCCTCGACTATATCGAGAGCTTTCTTCTCGGTGTCATCGACGCGGCCCTTGCTGCGCAAAATGCGGTCGTCGCCCTTGAATCGCTCGGGCTCGGGACATGCTATATCGGTGCGATCCGCAACGATCCGGAAACCGTCGCCCGTGAGCTCGGCCTGCCGGATGGCGTTTTCCCCGTCTTCGGCCTCACGGTCGGCTTTCCCGATCCGGCGGTGCCGGCAGGGATAAAGCCGCGCTTGGCCCAGAGCACCGTCCTGCATCGCGAGATCTATCGCCCGGAACTGCCGCAGGATCTTGCCGACTATAACCGGGTGCTGCGCAGCTTCCAGAGCGAGCAGGCGATGCCATCGATCGACTGGACCGATCAGGTGCTGAGCCGCATCGGCACTGTCGAATCTCTCAAGGGCCGTCATGTCCTCGGAGAGGTCACGCGCAGGCTTGGCTTCAAACTGAAGTGA
- a CDS encoding LLM class flavin-dependent oxidoreductase: MGRRKNKIKLGAFLLFTGHHVAAWRHPQASVGTDFENYFELAKLAEAAKFDAIFFADGVAARLKDVEAASRKAHSGVYPFEPITLLSALSSVTRNIGLIATASTSFSDPYNLARQFGSLDRLSGGRAGWNLVTSSDQEAAYNFGHETRILHADRYERAEEFADVVLGLWDSWDDDAFIRDQAGGRYFDPEKLHRLNHKGRHFKVRGPLNIPRSPQGRPVLVQAGASGPGKELAARTAEAIFAAHITLEEAKAFYADVKGKLGAYGRSPDDLKILPGIFPVVGRSETEAQEKFEALQELIQPQVGLNLLSQLSGVDLSSYPLDGPIPSDLPVTNAGKSRQELVLDLARRENLTIRQLYLRTAGARGHWQVVGTPSQIADVMEERFENYGADGFNIMAPIMPGGLVDFIELVVPELRRRGLFRTEYEGTTLRENLGLKRPVNRFAAGTAAAAE, from the coding sequence ATGGGCAGACGTAAAAATAAGATCAAGCTTGGCGCATTCCTGCTGTTTACCGGTCATCATGTCGCGGCATGGCGCCATCCGCAGGCTTCGGTCGGCACCGACTTCGAGAACTATTTTGAACTCGCCAAGCTTGCCGAAGCGGCAAAGTTCGACGCGATCTTTTTCGCCGACGGCGTGGCGGCGCGGCTGAAGGACGTCGAAGCCGCAAGCCGGAAGGCGCATAGCGGCGTCTATCCTTTCGAGCCGATCACGCTCCTGTCCGCCCTATCAAGCGTCACGCGCAACATCGGCTTGATTGCCACGGCATCGACCAGTTTCTCCGACCCTTATAATCTTGCCCGCCAATTCGGATCGCTCGACCGATTGAGCGGCGGCCGCGCCGGCTGGAACCTGGTGACCTCGTCAGACCAGGAGGCCGCCTATAATTTCGGGCATGAAACGCGGATCCTGCATGCCGATCGCTACGAGCGGGCCGAGGAATTTGCCGATGTGGTGCTCGGTCTCTGGGACAGCTGGGATGACGACGCCTTTATCCGTGATCAGGCTGGCGGCCGCTATTTCGACCCGGAAAAGCTGCACAGGCTCAACCACAAAGGCCGCCACTTCAAAGTGCGCGGACCGCTGAACATACCGCGTTCGCCGCAAGGCCGCCCGGTTCTGGTTCAGGCCGGCGCCTCGGGGCCGGGCAAGGAGCTTGCCGCCCGCACCGCGGAGGCGATTTTCGCCGCGCACATCACGCTCGAAGAAGCCAAGGCCTTCTATGCCGACGTCAAGGGAAAGCTCGGCGCATACGGCCGCTCCCCGGACGATCTCAAGATCTTGCCGGGCATCTTTCCGGTCGTCGGCCGCAGCGAGACGGAGGCTCAGGAGAAGTTCGAGGCGCTGCAGGAGCTGATCCAGCCGCAGGTTGGCCTCAACCTGTTGTCACAGCTGAGTGGCGTCGATCTCAGCTCCTATCCGCTCGACGGGCCGATCCCGTCCGATCTGCCGGTGACCAATGCTGGAAAGAGCCGGCAGGAACTGGTGCTCGATCTCGCTCGCCGGGAAAACCTCACCATCCGCCAGCTCTATCTGCGGACCGCCGGCGCACGCGGACACTGGCAGGTCGTCGGCACGCCATCTCAGATCGCCGATGTGATGGAAGAGCGCTTCGAAAATTACGGCGCGGACGGGTTCAACATCATGGCGCCGATCATGCCGGGCGGCCTTGTCGATTTCATCGAGCTTGTCGTGCCGGAGCTGCGCCGCCGCGGTCTCTTCCGCACCGAGTACGAGGGAACGACGCTGCGCGAAAATCTCGGCCTCAAACGTCCGGTCAACCGCTTCGCAGCCGGCACTGCGGCTGCTGCAGAATAG
- a CDS encoding LLM class flavin-dependent oxidoreductase — MSPRELHLNINILHSGFSPAAWRMEGSDPRASFDVNHYINVARIAERGTFDAVFLADQAAISDRVDFRPLTSLEPTIVLALVAGHTERIGLIATASTTYNEPYNLARRFATLDHASGGRAGWNIVTSADLSQSRNFGLEKPVAHSSRYERAGEFTEIVKALWDSWEEDAFVGDAATGRFVDPAKVHAIAHRGKHFSVHGPHNIPRPPQGHPVLVQAGGSDDGRELAAEHAEAVFSASQSFEEALEYAADLRRRAGSFGRPPDSLLVLAGLATIIASTEAEARRRQEELRELIPLEYSLSRLAGVLQLDPKGLDLDAPLPDDIPLPADGGHTFFRATLALARRERLTVRGLIRALNGGTGHRTIVGTPRDVADDIERWFSARAADGFNLMPDVLPHGLEVFVDEVVPILRQRGLFRRQYTGRTLREHLGLARPANPYAAAAE, encoded by the coding sequence ATGAGCCCGCGCGAGCTTCATCTCAACATCAACATCCTGCATTCAGGTTTTTCCCCCGCGGCCTGGCGCATGGAGGGCAGCGATCCCCGCGCTTCGTTCGACGTCAACCACTACATCAACGTCGCCAGGATCGCCGAGAGAGGCACCTTCGACGCCGTCTTCCTCGCCGACCAGGCGGCGATCTCGGATCGGGTGGACTTCCGGCCATTGACGTCGCTGGAGCCCACCATCGTGCTGGCTCTGGTCGCGGGCCATACGGAGCGGATCGGTCTGATCGCCACGGCGTCGACGACATACAACGAACCTTACAATCTCGCGCGCCGGTTCGCGACGCTCGATCACGCAAGCGGGGGCCGGGCGGGGTGGAACATCGTCACCAGCGCGGACCTGTCCCAGAGCCGCAATTTCGGACTGGAAAAACCGGTCGCCCATAGCAGCCGCTATGAGCGCGCCGGCGAATTCACCGAAATCGTCAAGGCCCTCTGGGACAGCTGGGAAGAGGATGCTTTTGTCGGCGACGCAGCGACGGGGCGTTTTGTCGATCCGGCAAAGGTGCATGCGATCGCCCATCGCGGAAAGCACTTTTCCGTGCATGGGCCGCACAACATCCCGCGCCCCCCGCAGGGCCATCCGGTTCTCGTCCAGGCCGGCGGCTCCGACGACGGGAGGGAGCTTGCTGCCGAACATGCGGAGGCGGTTTTTTCCGCCTCGCAGTCCTTCGAGGAAGCGCTTGAGTACGCAGCCGACCTCAGAAGGCGCGCCGGCAGCTTCGGACGTCCGCCGGACAGTCTCCTGGTCCTGGCGGGGCTTGCGACGATCATCGCCAGCACCGAGGCCGAGGCGCGTCGCCGTCAAGAAGAGCTCCGCGAACTGATCCCGCTGGAATACAGCCTGTCGCGGCTCGCAGGGGTGCTGCAGCTCGATCCAAAAGGCCTCGATCTCGATGCGCCGCTGCCGGATGATATTCCGCTTCCGGCGGATGGTGGCCATACCTTTTTCCGCGCCACACTGGCGCTTGCGCGGCGCGAGCGCCTGACCGTGCGGGGTCTGATCCGGGCGCTCAATGGCGGCACCGGCCATCGCACCATCGTCGGCACGCCCAGGGATGTCGCCGACGATATCGAGCGGTGGTTCAGCGCGAGGGCCGCCGACGGCTTCAATCTCATGCCGGATGTGCTGCCCCACGGCCTGGAAGTTTTCGTCGACGAGGTGGTGCCGATCCTGCGTCAACGCGGCCTTTTCCGGCGGCAATACACCGGCAGGACCCTGCGGGAGCATCTTGGTCTCGCCCGTCCCGCCAACCCTTATGCCGCAGCGGCGGAATGA